One Actinomycetota bacterium genomic window carries:
- a CDS encoding ATP-grasp domain-containing protein has protein sequence MPHAHEAGFYESVRTLTERGEFAATIVTSDAAISALGLPEAELIDKSRLEQLVRDVGLPVPTGRRFDDDDALRAAAADLDYPVVVKPVVKQRALAPPARVVRRPSELTAGPRRAAGPLIVQTWIDEPLRAVSGVMHEGRMLAWVHQRYVRTWPRDAGVSCFAVTVDPDRGLEDRLQQLLQRHTGVFQVQLAGDHVLDVNPRVYGSLPLAVAAGANLPAIHCRALLDGEASQLHRARIGVHYRWVEGDVRHVLGAVRAGDVGAMGAWEALRPRRGTVHSVLRLDDPGPVFARLAHTVSHLFRDADRRG, from the coding sequence GTGCCACACGCCCACGAGGCTGGGTTCTACGAGTCGGTCCGGACCCTCACCGAGCGCGGGGAGTTCGCGGCGACGATCGTAACCAGCGACGCAGCTATCTCCGCGCTCGGTCTCCCCGAAGCGGAGCTCATCGACAAGTCGCGCTTGGAACAGCTCGTGCGTGACGTCGGGTTGCCCGTTCCCACGGGGCGCCGGTTCGATGATGATGACGCGCTACGAGCGGCCGCCGCGGACCTCGACTACCCGGTGGTGGTCAAGCCCGTCGTCAAGCAGCGTGCTCTCGCCCCTCCCGCCCGGGTCGTACGTCGCCCTAGCGAACTCACCGCTGGGCCACGCAGGGCTGCCGGTCCCCTCATCGTGCAGACGTGGATCGACGAGCCCCTGCGCGCGGTGTCGGGGGTGATGCACGAGGGGCGGATGCTCGCCTGGGTGCACCAGCGGTACGTGCGAACGTGGCCGCGGGACGCCGGGGTGTCCTGCTTCGCCGTGACGGTGGACCCCGACCGCGGGCTCGAGGACCGTCTGCAGCAGCTCCTGCAGCGCCACACCGGGGTGTTCCAGGTGCAACTAGCGGGCGATCACGTCCTCGATGTCAACCCTCGGGTCTACGGTTCTCTGCCTCTCGCCGTGGCCGCTGGAGCGAACCTGCCGGCGATCCACTGCCGCGCGCTGCTCGACGGGGAGGCCAGCCAGCTCCACCGGGCACGCATCGGAGTGCACTACCGGTGGGTCGAGGGCGACGTCCGGCACGTGCTCGGGGCGGTGCGGGCCGGCGACGTCGGTGCCATGGGTGCCTGGGAGGCGCTACGACCACGCAGAGGTACGGTCCACAGCGTGCTGCGTCTCGATGAT